A single region of the Anas platyrhynchos isolate ZD024472 breed Pekin duck chromosome 6, IASCAAS_PekinDuck_T2T, whole genome shotgun sequence genome encodes:
- the GPAM gene encoding glycerol-3-phosphate acyltransferase 1, mitochondrial isoform X4, with protein sequence MDETALSLGTIDVSYVSTSAECSIGRCKHSNEEWGECNSRPPLFRSATLKWKETLLSRKRPFVGRCCYVCTPQSRDNFFNSSIPSLGLRNVIYINETHTRYRGWLARRLCYVLFVQERDVHKGMFAKNLTENVLNNSRVQKAIVDEASEPSVPGSFAQTDPKAINKVKKKARKILQEMVANVSPALIRLTGWVLLKLFNSFFWNIQIHRGQIEMVKAATEMNLPLIFLPVHKSHIDYLLLTFILFCHNIKAPYIAAGNNLNIPIFSTLIRKLGGFFIRRKLDQSPDGRKDFLYRALLYVHIEELLRQQQFLEIFLEGTRSRSGKTSSARAGLLSVVVDALFSNATPDVLIIPVGISYDRIIEGHYNSEQLGKPKKNESLWSIARGVFRMLRKNYGCVRVDFAQPFSLKEYVNSQSQKPVPAPLSLEQALLPAILPSRPNDAVDEGREASLPNTRDITSEPYRRELIANLAEHILFTANKSCAVMSTHIVACLLLYRHRQGTDLSRLVEDFFSMKEEVLARDFDLGFSGNSDDVVMHAIHLLGNCVNITNTSRNNEFFITPSTTIPAVFELNFYSNGVLHVFIKEAIIACSLRAVQSKRYRNGTNGASPSLISQEHLVRKAASLCYLLSNEFTISLPCQVIYQVCHESVERLIQYGILLVAEDDQEDVSPGLTEQQWDKKLPEPLTWRSDEEDEDSDFGEEQRDCYLKVSQSQEHQQYITFLQRLLGPLLEAYSSAVIFVHNFSGPVSESEYIQKLHRHLISRTEKNVAVYAESATYSHVKNAVKVFKEIGVFSQTKQCRDTILELSTTFLPQRNRQKLLEFIMSFMVL encoded by the exons ATGGATGAAACTGCGTTGTCCCTTGGAACGATAGATGTTTCATATGTGTCCACCTCAGCAGAGTGCAGTATCGGTAGATGTAAGCATTCCAATGAAGAATGG GGAGAGTGTAACTCGAGGCCTCCTCTCTTCCGATCTGCCACTTTAAAATGGAAAGAGACTCTGTTGAGCAGAAAAAGGCCATTTGTGGGACGATGTTGCTACGTATGCACTCCCCAGAGCCGG GATAACTTCTTCAACTCTAGTATTCCTTCTTTGGGTCTACGTAATGTCATATATATCAATGAAACACATACCAG GTACAGAGGATGGCTTGCAAGACGGCTTTGCTATGTTCTTTTTGTGCAAGAGAGGGACGTTCATAAGGGTATGTTTGCGAAGAATCTGACAGAAAATGTGCTGAATAACAGCAG AGTACAGAAGGCCATCGTAGATGAAGCTTCTGAACCAAGCGTTCCAGGTAGTTTTGCTCAGACGGATCCTAAAGCTATCaacaaagtgaagaaaaaagctAGGAAAATTCTCCAGGAAATGGTAGCAAATGTGTCACCGGCTTTAATCAG GTTGACTGGCTGGGTGTTACTGAAGTTGTTTAATAGCTTTTTCTGGAATATTCAGATCCACAGAGGTCAAATAGAAATGGTCAAAGCAGCAACAGAG ATGAATTTGCCCCTTATTTTCTTACCTGTTCATAAATCTCACATTGACTACCTGCTCCTTACATTCATACTTTTCTGCCATAACATCAAAGCACCTTATATTGCTGCAGGGAACAATCTCAACATCCCCATCTTCAG CACATTGATCCGCAAACTAGgaggatttttcattcgtcgAAAGTTAGATCAGAGTCCTGATGGTCGTAAGGACTTCCTCTACAGAGCTTTGCTCTATGTG CACATAGAGGAACTGTTGAGACAGCAGCAGTTTTTAGAAATATTCTTGGAAGGCACAAGGTCTCGAAGTGGAAAGACATCCAGTGCTAGAGCGGGTCTTTTATCTGTGGTGGTGGATGCTCTCTTCTCAAATGCTACTCCTGATGTCCTAATTATACCTGTGGGAATTTCCTATGATCGCATAATTGAAGGTCACTATAACAGTGAACAGCTG GGCAAGCCTAAGAAGAATGAAAGCCTTTGGAGTATAGCTAGAGGAGTCTTCAGGATGCTACGGAAGAATTATGGGTGTGTCAGAGTAGATTTTGCACAACCGTTTTCCTTAAAA GAATACGTCAACAGCCAAAGTCAAAAACCTGTGCCTGCTCCTCTTTCTCTGGAACAAGCTTTGTTACCAGCTATACttccatcaag ACCTAATGATGCTGTGGATGAGGGTAGAGAGGCTTCGTTGCCTAACACCAGGGATATAACCAGTGAGCCCTACAGAAGAGAGCTGATAGCTAACTTGGCTGAGCACATTTTATTCA CTGCTAACAAGTCCTGTGCAGTGATGTCCACCCACATTGTTGCCTGTTTGCTGCTGTACAGACATAGGCAG ggaACTGATCTTTCCAGGTTGGTAGAAGATTTCTTCTCCATGAAGGAAGAGGTCTTAGCCCGTGACTTTGACTTGGGTTTTTCAGGGAACTCAGATGATGTTGTCATGCATGCCATCCATTTGTTGGGGAACTGTGTAAATATCACAAACACTAGTCGAAATAATGAGTTCTTCATCACTCCCAGTACAACGATACCTGCTGTCTTTGAACTCAACTTCTACAGCAATGGAGTTCTTCATGTATTCATTAAAGAGGCAATTATTG CCTGCAGTCTTCGTGCAGTTCAGAGTAAGAGGTACAGAAATGGTACCAATGGTGCTTCCCCCAGTTTGATTAGTCAAGAACACCTTGTCCGAAAAGCTGCCAGCTTGTGTTACTTGCTCTCTAATGAATTTACTATATCTTTG ccTTGTCAGGTGATATATCAAGTCTGCCACGAATCAGTGGAACGGCTAATACAGTATGGTATTCTTCTGGTTGCCGAG GATGATCAGGAGGATGTTAGTCCCGGTCTTACAGAGCAGCAGTGGGATAAAAAACTCCCTGAACCATTAACTTGGAGAAGTGATGAGGAAGATGAAGACAGTGATTTTGGAGAAGAGCAGAGAGATTGCTACCTGAAG GTGAGTCAGTCTCAAGAGCACCAGCAGTACATCACTTTCCTGCAGAGGTTACTGGGACCTTTACTGGAGGCATATAGCTCTGCTGTCATCTTCGTGCACAACTTTAGTGGTCCTGTTTCGGAGTCTGAATACATTCAAAAGTTACACAGGCACTTAATAAGCAGGACAGAGAAGAACGTTGCTGTGTATG CTGAGAGCGCTACCTACAGTCATgtgaaaaatgcagtgaaagTCTTTAAGGAAATTGGG GTTTTCAGTCAAACAAAACAATGTAGAGACACTATTTTGGAACTTAGCACTACGTTCCTACCTCAGCGCAACAGGCAAAAACTACTGGAATTCATCATGAGCTTCATGGTACTATAG
- the GPAM gene encoding glycerol-3-phosphate acyltransferase 1, mitochondrial isoform X2: MHVADWYTTFTQIEYASDLQFNSCVMDETALSLGTIDVSYVSTSAECSIGRCKHSNEEWGECNSRPPLFRSATLKWKETLLSRKRPFVGRCCYVCTPQSRDNFFNSSIPSLGLRNVIYINETHTRYRGWLARRLCYVLFVQERDVHKGMFAKNLTENVLNNSRVQKAIVDEASEPSVPGSFAQTDPKAINKVKKKARKILQEMVANVSPALIRLTGWVLLKLFNSFFWNIQIHRGQIEMVKAATEMNLPLIFLPVHKSHIDYLLLTFILFCHNIKAPYIAAGNNLNIPIFSTLIRKLGGFFIRRKLDQSPDGRKDFLYRALLYVHIEELLRQQQFLEIFLEGTRSRSGKTSSARAGLLSVVVDALFSNATPDVLIIPVGISYDRIIEGHYNSEQLGKPKKNESLWSIARGVFRMLRKNYGCVRVDFAQPFSLKEYVNSQSQKPVPAPLSLEQALLPAILPSRPNDAVDEGREASLPNTRDITSEPYRRELIANLAEHILFTANKSCAVMSTHIVACLLLYRHRQGTDLSRLVEDFFSMKEEVLARDFDLGFSGNSDDVVMHAIHLLGNCVNITNTSRNNEFFITPSTTIPAVFELNFYSNGVLHVFIKEAIIACSLRAVQSKRYRNGTNGASPSLISQEHLVRKAASLCYLLSNEFTISLPCQVIYQVCHESVERLIQYGILLVAEDDQEDVSPGLTEQQWDKKLPEPLTWRSDEEDEDSDFGEEQRDCYLKVSQSQEHQQYITFLQRLLGPLLEAYSSAVIFVHNFSGPVSESEYIQKLHRHLISRTEKNVAVYAESATYSHVKNAVKVFKEIGVFSQTKQCRDTILELSTTFLPQRNRQKLLEFIMSFMVL, encoded by the exons atgCACGTAGCTGATTGGTATACCACATTCACGCAAATCGAATATG CTTCTGATCTTCAGTTCAACTCGTGTGTCATGGATGAAACTGCGTTGTCCCTTGGAACGATAGATGTTTCATATGTGTCCACCTCAGCAGAGTGCAGTATCGGTAGATGTAAGCATTCCAATGAAGAATGG GGAGAGTGTAACTCGAGGCCTCCTCTCTTCCGATCTGCCACTTTAAAATGGAAAGAGACTCTGTTGAGCAGAAAAAGGCCATTTGTGGGACGATGTTGCTACGTATGCACTCCCCAGAGCCGG GATAACTTCTTCAACTCTAGTATTCCTTCTTTGGGTCTACGTAATGTCATATATATCAATGAAACACATACCAG GTACAGAGGATGGCTTGCAAGACGGCTTTGCTATGTTCTTTTTGTGCAAGAGAGGGACGTTCATAAGGGTATGTTTGCGAAGAATCTGACAGAAAATGTGCTGAATAACAGCAG AGTACAGAAGGCCATCGTAGATGAAGCTTCTGAACCAAGCGTTCCAGGTAGTTTTGCTCAGACGGATCCTAAAGCTATCaacaaagtgaagaaaaaagctAGGAAAATTCTCCAGGAAATGGTAGCAAATGTGTCACCGGCTTTAATCAG GTTGACTGGCTGGGTGTTACTGAAGTTGTTTAATAGCTTTTTCTGGAATATTCAGATCCACAGAGGTCAAATAGAAATGGTCAAAGCAGCAACAGAG ATGAATTTGCCCCTTATTTTCTTACCTGTTCATAAATCTCACATTGACTACCTGCTCCTTACATTCATACTTTTCTGCCATAACATCAAAGCACCTTATATTGCTGCAGGGAACAATCTCAACATCCCCATCTTCAG CACATTGATCCGCAAACTAGgaggatttttcattcgtcgAAAGTTAGATCAGAGTCCTGATGGTCGTAAGGACTTCCTCTACAGAGCTTTGCTCTATGTG CACATAGAGGAACTGTTGAGACAGCAGCAGTTTTTAGAAATATTCTTGGAAGGCACAAGGTCTCGAAGTGGAAAGACATCCAGTGCTAGAGCGGGTCTTTTATCTGTGGTGGTGGATGCTCTCTTCTCAAATGCTACTCCTGATGTCCTAATTATACCTGTGGGAATTTCCTATGATCGCATAATTGAAGGTCACTATAACAGTGAACAGCTG GGCAAGCCTAAGAAGAATGAAAGCCTTTGGAGTATAGCTAGAGGAGTCTTCAGGATGCTACGGAAGAATTATGGGTGTGTCAGAGTAGATTTTGCACAACCGTTTTCCTTAAAA GAATACGTCAACAGCCAAAGTCAAAAACCTGTGCCTGCTCCTCTTTCTCTGGAACAAGCTTTGTTACCAGCTATACttccatcaag ACCTAATGATGCTGTGGATGAGGGTAGAGAGGCTTCGTTGCCTAACACCAGGGATATAACCAGTGAGCCCTACAGAAGAGAGCTGATAGCTAACTTGGCTGAGCACATTTTATTCA CTGCTAACAAGTCCTGTGCAGTGATGTCCACCCACATTGTTGCCTGTTTGCTGCTGTACAGACATAGGCAG ggaACTGATCTTTCCAGGTTGGTAGAAGATTTCTTCTCCATGAAGGAAGAGGTCTTAGCCCGTGACTTTGACTTGGGTTTTTCAGGGAACTCAGATGATGTTGTCATGCATGCCATCCATTTGTTGGGGAACTGTGTAAATATCACAAACACTAGTCGAAATAATGAGTTCTTCATCACTCCCAGTACAACGATACCTGCTGTCTTTGAACTCAACTTCTACAGCAATGGAGTTCTTCATGTATTCATTAAAGAGGCAATTATTG CCTGCAGTCTTCGTGCAGTTCAGAGTAAGAGGTACAGAAATGGTACCAATGGTGCTTCCCCCAGTTTGATTAGTCAAGAACACCTTGTCCGAAAAGCTGCCAGCTTGTGTTACTTGCTCTCTAATGAATTTACTATATCTTTG ccTTGTCAGGTGATATATCAAGTCTGCCACGAATCAGTGGAACGGCTAATACAGTATGGTATTCTTCTGGTTGCCGAG GATGATCAGGAGGATGTTAGTCCCGGTCTTACAGAGCAGCAGTGGGATAAAAAACTCCCTGAACCATTAACTTGGAGAAGTGATGAGGAAGATGAAGACAGTGATTTTGGAGAAGAGCAGAGAGATTGCTACCTGAAG GTGAGTCAGTCTCAAGAGCACCAGCAGTACATCACTTTCCTGCAGAGGTTACTGGGACCTTTACTGGAGGCATATAGCTCTGCTGTCATCTTCGTGCACAACTTTAGTGGTCCTGTTTCGGAGTCTGAATACATTCAAAAGTTACACAGGCACTTAATAAGCAGGACAGAGAAGAACGTTGCTGTGTATG CTGAGAGCGCTACCTACAGTCATgtgaaaaatgcagtgaaagTCTTTAAGGAAATTGGG GTTTTCAGTCAAACAAAACAATGTAGAGACACTATTTTGGAACTTAGCACTACGTTCCTACCTCAGCGCAACAGGCAAAAACTACTGGAATTCATCATGAGCTTCATGGTACTATAG
- the GPAM gene encoding glycerol-3-phosphate acyltransferase 1, mitochondrial isoform X3, whose protein sequence is MDETALSLGTIDVSYVSTSAECSIGRCKHSNEEWGECNSRPPLFRSATLKWKETLLSRKRPFVGRCCYVCTPQSRDNFFNSSIPSLGLRNVIYINETHTRYRGWLARRLCYVLFVQERDVHKGMFAKNLTENVLNNSRVQKAIVDEASEPSVPGSFAQTDPKAINKVKKKARKILQEMVANVSPALIRLTGWVLLKLFNSFFWNIQIHRGQIEMVKAATEMNLPLIFLPVHKSHIDYLLLTFILFCHNIKAPYIAAGNNLNIPIFSTLIRKLGGFFIRRKLDQSPDGRKDFLYRALLYVHIEELLRQQQFLEIFLEGTRSRSGKTSSARAGLLSVVVDALFSNATPDVLIIPVGISYDRIIEGHYNSEQLGKPKKNESLWSIARGVFRMLRKNYGCVRVDFAQPFSLKEYVNSQSQKPVPAPLSLEQALLPAILPSRPNDAVDEGREASLPNTRDITSEPYRRELIANLAEHILFTANKSCAVMSTHIVACLLLYRHRQGTDLSRLVEDFFSMKEEVLARDFDLGFSGNSDDVVMHAIHLLGNCVNITNTSRNNEFFITPSTTIPAVFELNFYSNGVLHVFIKEAIIACSLRAVQSKRYRNGTNGASPSLISQEHLVRKAASLCYLLSNEFTISLPCQVIYQVCHESVERLIQYGILLVAEQDDQEDVSPGLTEQQWDKKLPEPLTWRSDEEDEDSDFGEEQRDCYLKVSQSQEHQQYITFLQRLLGPLLEAYSSAVIFVHNFSGPVSESEYIQKLHRHLISRTEKNVAVYAESATYSHVKNAVKVFKEIGVFSQTKQCRDTILELSTTFLPQRNRQKLLEFIMSFMVL, encoded by the exons ATGGATGAAACTGCGTTGTCCCTTGGAACGATAGATGTTTCATATGTGTCCACCTCAGCAGAGTGCAGTATCGGTAGATGTAAGCATTCCAATGAAGAATGG GGAGAGTGTAACTCGAGGCCTCCTCTCTTCCGATCTGCCACTTTAAAATGGAAAGAGACTCTGTTGAGCAGAAAAAGGCCATTTGTGGGACGATGTTGCTACGTATGCACTCCCCAGAGCCGG GATAACTTCTTCAACTCTAGTATTCCTTCTTTGGGTCTACGTAATGTCATATATATCAATGAAACACATACCAG GTACAGAGGATGGCTTGCAAGACGGCTTTGCTATGTTCTTTTTGTGCAAGAGAGGGACGTTCATAAGGGTATGTTTGCGAAGAATCTGACAGAAAATGTGCTGAATAACAGCAG AGTACAGAAGGCCATCGTAGATGAAGCTTCTGAACCAAGCGTTCCAGGTAGTTTTGCTCAGACGGATCCTAAAGCTATCaacaaagtgaagaaaaaagctAGGAAAATTCTCCAGGAAATGGTAGCAAATGTGTCACCGGCTTTAATCAG GTTGACTGGCTGGGTGTTACTGAAGTTGTTTAATAGCTTTTTCTGGAATATTCAGATCCACAGAGGTCAAATAGAAATGGTCAAAGCAGCAACAGAG ATGAATTTGCCCCTTATTTTCTTACCTGTTCATAAATCTCACATTGACTACCTGCTCCTTACATTCATACTTTTCTGCCATAACATCAAAGCACCTTATATTGCTGCAGGGAACAATCTCAACATCCCCATCTTCAG CACATTGATCCGCAAACTAGgaggatttttcattcgtcgAAAGTTAGATCAGAGTCCTGATGGTCGTAAGGACTTCCTCTACAGAGCTTTGCTCTATGTG CACATAGAGGAACTGTTGAGACAGCAGCAGTTTTTAGAAATATTCTTGGAAGGCACAAGGTCTCGAAGTGGAAAGACATCCAGTGCTAGAGCGGGTCTTTTATCTGTGGTGGTGGATGCTCTCTTCTCAAATGCTACTCCTGATGTCCTAATTATACCTGTGGGAATTTCCTATGATCGCATAATTGAAGGTCACTATAACAGTGAACAGCTG GGCAAGCCTAAGAAGAATGAAAGCCTTTGGAGTATAGCTAGAGGAGTCTTCAGGATGCTACGGAAGAATTATGGGTGTGTCAGAGTAGATTTTGCACAACCGTTTTCCTTAAAA GAATACGTCAACAGCCAAAGTCAAAAACCTGTGCCTGCTCCTCTTTCTCTGGAACAAGCTTTGTTACCAGCTATACttccatcaag ACCTAATGATGCTGTGGATGAGGGTAGAGAGGCTTCGTTGCCTAACACCAGGGATATAACCAGTGAGCCCTACAGAAGAGAGCTGATAGCTAACTTGGCTGAGCACATTTTATTCA CTGCTAACAAGTCCTGTGCAGTGATGTCCACCCACATTGTTGCCTGTTTGCTGCTGTACAGACATAGGCAG ggaACTGATCTTTCCAGGTTGGTAGAAGATTTCTTCTCCATGAAGGAAGAGGTCTTAGCCCGTGACTTTGACTTGGGTTTTTCAGGGAACTCAGATGATGTTGTCATGCATGCCATCCATTTGTTGGGGAACTGTGTAAATATCACAAACACTAGTCGAAATAATGAGTTCTTCATCACTCCCAGTACAACGATACCTGCTGTCTTTGAACTCAACTTCTACAGCAATGGAGTTCTTCATGTATTCATTAAAGAGGCAATTATTG CCTGCAGTCTTCGTGCAGTTCAGAGTAAGAGGTACAGAAATGGTACCAATGGTGCTTCCCCCAGTTTGATTAGTCAAGAACACCTTGTCCGAAAAGCTGCCAGCTTGTGTTACTTGCTCTCTAATGAATTTACTATATCTTTG ccTTGTCAGGTGATATATCAAGTCTGCCACGAATCAGTGGAACGGCTAATACAGTATGGTATTCTTCTGGTTGCCGAG CAGGATGATCAGGAGGATGTTAGTCCCGGTCTTACAGAGCAGCAGTGGGATAAAAAACTCCCTGAACCATTAACTTGGAGAAGTGATGAGGAAGATGAAGACAGTGATTTTGGAGAAGAGCAGAGAGATTGCTACCTGAAG GTGAGTCAGTCTCAAGAGCACCAGCAGTACATCACTTTCCTGCAGAGGTTACTGGGACCTTTACTGGAGGCATATAGCTCTGCTGTCATCTTCGTGCACAACTTTAGTGGTCCTGTTTCGGAGTCTGAATACATTCAAAAGTTACACAGGCACTTAATAAGCAGGACAGAGAAGAACGTTGCTGTGTATG CTGAGAGCGCTACCTACAGTCATgtgaaaaatgcagtgaaagTCTTTAAGGAAATTGGG GTTTTCAGTCAAACAAAACAATGTAGAGACACTATTTTGGAACTTAGCACTACGTTCCTACCTCAGCGCAACAGGCAAAAACTACTGGAATTCATCATGAGCTTCATGGTACTATAG
- the GPAM gene encoding glycerol-3-phosphate acyltransferase 1, mitochondrial isoform X1 encodes MHVADWYTTFTQIEYASDLQFNSCVMDETALSLGTIDVSYVSTSAECSIGRCKHSNEEWGECNSRPPLFRSATLKWKETLLSRKRPFVGRCCYVCTPQSRDNFFNSSIPSLGLRNVIYINETHTRYRGWLARRLCYVLFVQERDVHKGMFAKNLTENVLNNSRVQKAIVDEASEPSVPGSFAQTDPKAINKVKKKARKILQEMVANVSPALIRLTGWVLLKLFNSFFWNIQIHRGQIEMVKAATEMNLPLIFLPVHKSHIDYLLLTFILFCHNIKAPYIAAGNNLNIPIFSTLIRKLGGFFIRRKLDQSPDGRKDFLYRALLYVHIEELLRQQQFLEIFLEGTRSRSGKTSSARAGLLSVVVDALFSNATPDVLIIPVGISYDRIIEGHYNSEQLGKPKKNESLWSIARGVFRMLRKNYGCVRVDFAQPFSLKEYVNSQSQKPVPAPLSLEQALLPAILPSRPNDAVDEGREASLPNTRDITSEPYRRELIANLAEHILFTANKSCAVMSTHIVACLLLYRHRQGTDLSRLVEDFFSMKEEVLARDFDLGFSGNSDDVVMHAIHLLGNCVNITNTSRNNEFFITPSTTIPAVFELNFYSNGVLHVFIKEAIIACSLRAVQSKRYRNGTNGASPSLISQEHLVRKAASLCYLLSNEFTISLPCQVIYQVCHESVERLIQYGILLVAEQDDQEDVSPGLTEQQWDKKLPEPLTWRSDEEDEDSDFGEEQRDCYLKVSQSQEHQQYITFLQRLLGPLLEAYSSAVIFVHNFSGPVSESEYIQKLHRHLISRTEKNVAVYAESATYSHVKNAVKVFKEIGVFSQTKQCRDTILELSTTFLPQRNRQKLLEFIMSFMVL; translated from the exons atgCACGTAGCTGATTGGTATACCACATTCACGCAAATCGAATATG CTTCTGATCTTCAGTTCAACTCGTGTGTCATGGATGAAACTGCGTTGTCCCTTGGAACGATAGATGTTTCATATGTGTCCACCTCAGCAGAGTGCAGTATCGGTAGATGTAAGCATTCCAATGAAGAATGG GGAGAGTGTAACTCGAGGCCTCCTCTCTTCCGATCTGCCACTTTAAAATGGAAAGAGACTCTGTTGAGCAGAAAAAGGCCATTTGTGGGACGATGTTGCTACGTATGCACTCCCCAGAGCCGG GATAACTTCTTCAACTCTAGTATTCCTTCTTTGGGTCTACGTAATGTCATATATATCAATGAAACACATACCAG GTACAGAGGATGGCTTGCAAGACGGCTTTGCTATGTTCTTTTTGTGCAAGAGAGGGACGTTCATAAGGGTATGTTTGCGAAGAATCTGACAGAAAATGTGCTGAATAACAGCAG AGTACAGAAGGCCATCGTAGATGAAGCTTCTGAACCAAGCGTTCCAGGTAGTTTTGCTCAGACGGATCCTAAAGCTATCaacaaagtgaagaaaaaagctAGGAAAATTCTCCAGGAAATGGTAGCAAATGTGTCACCGGCTTTAATCAG GTTGACTGGCTGGGTGTTACTGAAGTTGTTTAATAGCTTTTTCTGGAATATTCAGATCCACAGAGGTCAAATAGAAATGGTCAAAGCAGCAACAGAG ATGAATTTGCCCCTTATTTTCTTACCTGTTCATAAATCTCACATTGACTACCTGCTCCTTACATTCATACTTTTCTGCCATAACATCAAAGCACCTTATATTGCTGCAGGGAACAATCTCAACATCCCCATCTTCAG CACATTGATCCGCAAACTAGgaggatttttcattcgtcgAAAGTTAGATCAGAGTCCTGATGGTCGTAAGGACTTCCTCTACAGAGCTTTGCTCTATGTG CACATAGAGGAACTGTTGAGACAGCAGCAGTTTTTAGAAATATTCTTGGAAGGCACAAGGTCTCGAAGTGGAAAGACATCCAGTGCTAGAGCGGGTCTTTTATCTGTGGTGGTGGATGCTCTCTTCTCAAATGCTACTCCTGATGTCCTAATTATACCTGTGGGAATTTCCTATGATCGCATAATTGAAGGTCACTATAACAGTGAACAGCTG GGCAAGCCTAAGAAGAATGAAAGCCTTTGGAGTATAGCTAGAGGAGTCTTCAGGATGCTACGGAAGAATTATGGGTGTGTCAGAGTAGATTTTGCACAACCGTTTTCCTTAAAA GAATACGTCAACAGCCAAAGTCAAAAACCTGTGCCTGCTCCTCTTTCTCTGGAACAAGCTTTGTTACCAGCTATACttccatcaag ACCTAATGATGCTGTGGATGAGGGTAGAGAGGCTTCGTTGCCTAACACCAGGGATATAACCAGTGAGCCCTACAGAAGAGAGCTGATAGCTAACTTGGCTGAGCACATTTTATTCA CTGCTAACAAGTCCTGTGCAGTGATGTCCACCCACATTGTTGCCTGTTTGCTGCTGTACAGACATAGGCAG ggaACTGATCTTTCCAGGTTGGTAGAAGATTTCTTCTCCATGAAGGAAGAGGTCTTAGCCCGTGACTTTGACTTGGGTTTTTCAGGGAACTCAGATGATGTTGTCATGCATGCCATCCATTTGTTGGGGAACTGTGTAAATATCACAAACACTAGTCGAAATAATGAGTTCTTCATCACTCCCAGTACAACGATACCTGCTGTCTTTGAACTCAACTTCTACAGCAATGGAGTTCTTCATGTATTCATTAAAGAGGCAATTATTG CCTGCAGTCTTCGTGCAGTTCAGAGTAAGAGGTACAGAAATGGTACCAATGGTGCTTCCCCCAGTTTGATTAGTCAAGAACACCTTGTCCGAAAAGCTGCCAGCTTGTGTTACTTGCTCTCTAATGAATTTACTATATCTTTG ccTTGTCAGGTGATATATCAAGTCTGCCACGAATCAGTGGAACGGCTAATACAGTATGGTATTCTTCTGGTTGCCGAG CAGGATGATCAGGAGGATGTTAGTCCCGGTCTTACAGAGCAGCAGTGGGATAAAAAACTCCCTGAACCATTAACTTGGAGAAGTGATGAGGAAGATGAAGACAGTGATTTTGGAGAAGAGCAGAGAGATTGCTACCTGAAG GTGAGTCAGTCTCAAGAGCACCAGCAGTACATCACTTTCCTGCAGAGGTTACTGGGACCTTTACTGGAGGCATATAGCTCTGCTGTCATCTTCGTGCACAACTTTAGTGGTCCTGTTTCGGAGTCTGAATACATTCAAAAGTTACACAGGCACTTAATAAGCAGGACAGAGAAGAACGTTGCTGTGTATG CTGAGAGCGCTACCTACAGTCATgtgaaaaatgcagtgaaagTCTTTAAGGAAATTGGG GTTTTCAGTCAAACAAAACAATGTAGAGACACTATTTTGGAACTTAGCACTACGTTCCTACCTCAGCGCAACAGGCAAAAACTACTGGAATTCATCATGAGCTTCATGGTACTATAG